The Raphanus sativus cultivar WK10039 chromosome 2, ASM80110v3, whole genome shotgun sequence DNA segment TGGTTGTCTCAGACAACTTGTGTACTAATACAGGTAAAtgtttttactctgaaaaatgaaaattctttTGTGCTCCTACTATTTAAATTGTAATGGTTTACCATTCAAATGTTCAATGAAAATGACCCCTAAGATACAAGACTGCCAAAGTGAAAGAAAAGACGTAAACACGATTTCATAAGTGAATCAAAAGTAAACTAGATTACCTAAGTGAAAGCAACCAAATAAAATCTAAACAAGATTGCCTAGGTGAAAAAAGGAAACAAGTTACAGTATTTTGCCTAActgaaaaacaaaacataaatgaGAACAAGATTGCCTCAAATCAGGGTAAATAATTTGCGATGAAATAAAAGCCAAAAGAAAAACACCAAAAGGACAATTATGTTAGGTTTGGATCTTTCACCACCTACCCTCTTCACTCCTCAAAAATATCTCTGTACATTTCAAGATTTATGCTCTtgtcttctattttttttttccttcacatttttattattacataTCTAGGTTATTTTTTTGTGCTCATAGACAGatacaaaatttacaaaataatcaaatctaacaAATGACTGTGTCGTATTCACTTGTTgatcagttttttttataattaatatgtatgaaaagtaaatataatattatcttccaatttaaaatgaaataattagtaaatttattttgaaaatagtaaatgtttttaatctgtaaatattttgtaataaaaatttcataataactaaaataaataatatgaaaataaataatatatttgtgatattttataagtgataaaatttaaaaaggtaACTAATTGTTTGACTAATTCTTATTAattcaatatacatatattactGACTTCTGAAAAAATTAATGTGGGAATTGTTCATaaaaaaacttttcaaaaaaCTTTTGTAAAggtatatagatatttttatagatatttttatttttattatttgagaaattaagaatattattaaaaagtaaaatatatattttatttattgaaattgACAATGTAGTTGATTATTGTGAGAATTGACGTGAATACAATATGGAATAAAATGACTATGATATGTAGTAAAGTAATTTTTTCGAAGAGATTTTGAGAATATCTATCTCGTGATATCTCCCAATAGAAAACATCTGTGATACGGACGAATTTGACCTTCACATATATATCCGTTTCGGCTCAACCTCTTGGAACGGAATGGTAAAAAGCGGTCCAAGCTCTTGAGATTGTTGGATATGGCAGCCTTAGGTGTTagaaatatgatatttttgtgACACGTGAGTAATTTAAATAGGTATATTCACATAAAAcaatagataaaatattaaaaagaagttGATCTGAAACTAAACATGTCAATCGGTGTTAGAGATCAAGCAATGAATTTAAGCTTCCTCGTAGGATAAATACTTTAAGAATATAAGAAAAAACCCTAATCGACTTGATCAGGAACATTTTGAAAACTATCTAAAGTCATCATTAATTATTAATCAGCGTTCGCAACTACAATCATCGCTAGTCCATCAGCAAAAGCTGAATTTTAAAATCCTTAAAAGTAAACCCAATCATAGCCTAATTTTTGTCTGAAACTCGTGCAGATATTCAATATTACAATGCGAGTATTACTGACAGCCTTTTGAAAATAACATAACACAAAGAAGCCAAAATATATCACATTAAGATTGCCTTTTTTCAACAAGAAAGATAAGCCAATATGAATCATATGTTACATATGTAAACATAATAACATAATTGACATTTTCCACATAATCAACAAACTTAAACTATCattaactaatttaattatGCATTACACATCGACAATTTTCTCCCACACAAAAGCCCCACTTATCCATCGAACTCGAACTCCGAAAGATCCCGACATACAAAATAAAGACACAAACAGCAACATTAAACCAATCACTAATCAAGCTTATTGGGTCCGGTACAGTAACTAACCACGTGGTTCCATAACCACTGGATCAAATACCGCCGTCGGATCCCGTTAACATTATACGTGGCACCACGATCGTCGTTCAACATCTGTCCAGTGTACGAACCACCACCTCCGGTACCATAAATACCCTCGCAAAGATCCGCTATCTCAACCGGCGCCACCGGGTCAGCTCCTGCGTACCAAGCGTTAACCAACGGATTAGTTGCCAGCTCAGCAATCTCGTGAGCGATCACACTTATCATCCCATCAACACCAATATCACCGTTCGGCGATTTAACCGGTTTAATCCCCGGTATAAAGGCCGGTACGGCGAAGGGATACGCACAAACTCCGGGACAAAACTTCGCCGAGTTCCCAACCCAAGCGTACGGCAAGGTGAATCCAACGATCGACGGGAACGTGAAGTAGTGGAAACCACAGACCTGGCCGCAGAAATCTTGAACGTAGACGTCGTCGGAGGTGAGGAGGAGATAGAGACCGCCTTTGGGATTCACCGGCAAGGGCCGAGATCTTGAAGCGACGGCGGATTTTATAACGGACTGGATCGATAACCGGGTTAATGATTTGCCGTGTGAATAGAACCGGTCGTTTTTCTCTTCGCCTAAACGAACCGTACCGGTAATGTTGGATCCGGTTTGGTCAGTGTAGAGCTGTACGGTTTTCCACCAACCGGAGACGGAGGGGTGTTTGGATCCGACGGCTGAGATTGAGTTGATGAACTCGCGGATGATTTTCTTCTGGGATTTTTGCCACGTGCCGTACCAGATTGGATGGACGGTGATGTTGTTGGTGAGGACTGGGCCCATGTGGTAACGGAGGCGGACGAGATTGGATGAGCCTTCGTATTTCTTTGAAGCGTCGAAGATTTGATCGGAGCCGTTGGTTTTGGGAGGATATGGACGCCATCCGATGACTTGCACCGTTGATGTTAAGAGCACTGTAAGTGCAGTGAGAGTGAGAATCACTGGAACTGAAtgcatgttttgttttttttttttttccaaagataatagaatgagagaagagaatcGAAATGTTTCGAGTTTTAAGGAGGGCATCGAGTTTTAATGGAGGACAGAGAGGTGATGTTAAAAGACAAGTAGGTCCCACAGAAAGACAAGCGGCGTCTTCGCTAGCCGTCCGATTGTTTTTCAATCTGACGTCACGTAAAACCCTCGTTCTTGGTTCCCCATTGCGCGGGAAATCTTATTCGTTGTTTCAGGGGTGATTCTGTATTTTTCTTACTATGAACTGCTTCTTTTTCCCGGGTATGGACCTCGCTTTTcagaattattattattattttttattacttatTAGTGTCCACCACGAGTTTTGAAAAACCATTCGTAATTTTTGTATATCTTTTGTCGTCTTTGGGCCACTTGAGCTGATAGTGTTGAATAGGAACATCATCGTGAACGAGAGGCTAATCACTAAATTGGCGGTTTGTTTTTATACTCAAAAAGATGTTTTGTGTTTTCAAGATTCACTTACTTTTGTCTAATTTAACAGAGTCTATAAAAATCTATAGCTGCATGTGAATATCGCAATTACTGAATACCATTCATCTATACATAGTAGACCTTAAGTATTACCATTTCTGTACATAGTAGATATACGCAAGCATTTTTGGTCTTTTTATAGTTACTTTGTGGCCAAATACCTTATGCTATGTATATAACAACGGAGATACTGTACG contains these protein-coding regions:
- the LOC108843265 gene encoding protein EXORDIUM-like 3 — translated: MHSVPVILTLTALTVLLTSTVQVIGWRPYPPKTNGSDQIFDASKKYEGSSNLVRLRYHMGPVLTNNITVHPIWYGTWQKSQKKIIREFINSISAVGSKHPSVSGWWKTVQLYTDQTGSNITGTVRLGEEKNDRFYSHGKSLTRLSIQSVIKSAVASRSRPLPVNPKGGLYLLLTSDDVYVQDFCGQVCGFHYFTFPSIVGFTLPYAWVGNSAKFCPGVCAYPFAVPAFIPGIKPVKSPNGDIGVDGMISVIAHEIAELATNPLVNAWYAGADPVAPVEIADLCEGIYGTGGGGSYTGQMLNDDRGATYNVNGIRRRYLIQWLWNHVVSYCTGPNKLD